In the Oscarella lobularis chromosome 9, ooOscLobu1.1, whole genome shotgun sequence genome, CGCTCATTCAGTGCGCTCGACTAGTCAACTTGCGACTCAGGATACTCTTCAATCATTATACGAGAAACAGAATTCCATCCTGACGCACGATCAGAGGTACCGTAACCGCTGCAGTCACCAACACGAACGGCTACCCTTATCAGTCCGGATGGAATATTCTCACAGAAACCTTGTATTTGGCGATGTCGATGAACGTTAGAGTTGATGTTGACATACACGACACCCTCAATGGCCATGGGTCCCGAACATTCCGCTCCGTTAAAAGTGATGTACCATCGTCCGCAGCACGCCCCAGAACATTCGACTCTCATATTGGCGGCATATGCTACTTTGAGAGCGGTAGACGAGTGACGTTTTGTGAAAAGGCATTCCTAGTGGAGCGAAATTTATCATCACGATCAAAATGAAGTCTTTCAGCAGTCCGGGTACCTGCAGGAGACCCGTGTCTTGGTTATCATCTCTCTTCCAGACACACTGCTTCCAATTAATAGAAGCGTTATCGCTTTCTTCTTGGGGTCCGGGCTCTCCCTTTACTCCCTTTTCGCCTTTTATTCCTCTCTGTCCAACTCCAATTGGTCCTTGTTCTCCCAAACTTCCCTTGGGACCCATTAGTCCGATGGCTCCTTTGTCACCTTTAGCGCCTTTTGTTCCGTCGCTTCCTTTTAGTCCTTGTAAACCGTCTCTTCCTGGCATTCCGCTCTGCCCTGGTGTTCCAGGAATTCCAGGAATTCCTGGAGCTCCCGAGCAGACTCCGGAGGAATTCTTAATGTAGAAACGTTTGCCGCGAGTTCGTCTATAGATAAGTTACAATCCCAGTAACTGCGCGGCTACCTGGTCATTTCCCTTGACTGCGTTGAGAGATAGAACAGCAAGAAGACAGTGTAGAGTTGGTCTAACATTCATCTTGTGTGCTCTCGCGAAGCTGTGTACGTATGTGTCTACTTTCGACGCCACTCCTTTATGTAGATCGAATAGGGCACGGTCACCTGGGAGATGTTCTGTTATGCTaacgtctttgtctttttttattagatgTGTTCACCAACTTACTGTAGTTGAGCACGGTCCCTATGCCAACTCCGTGAAACATTGTCTTTTCCGTTTCTTACTTCATTGGATTCGTACTTAATTAACGTAGTTTTTAGCACGGTGGCTATGCCAACTCCGTGAACACATGACGTCTTTTCCGCTTTTCTTGCTACATTGGC is a window encoding:
- the LOC136191361 gene encoding collagen triple helix repeat-containing protein 1-like → MNVRPTLHCLLAVLSLNAVKGNDQNSSGVCSGAPGIPGIPGTPGQSGMPGRDGLQGLKGSDGTKGAKGDKGAIGLMGPKGSLGEQGPIGVGQRGIKGEKGVKGEPGPQEESDNASINWKQCVWKRDDNQDTGLLQECLFTKRHSSTALKVAYAANMRVECSGACCGRWYITFNGAECSGPMAIEGVVYVNINSNVHRHRQIQGFCENIPSGLIRVAVRVGDCSGYGTSDRASGWNSVSRIMIEEYPESQVD